Proteins found in one Nitrospinota bacterium genomic segment:
- a CDS encoding methyl-accepting chemotaxis protein, with product MQLSEASTQQAASIEETSSTLVEFAQIAKKNAKAANEAYHQAEEANGLMSDTGNLMDSAVTSMGEVAKSSSEISKVIKLIEEIAFQTNLLALNAAVEAARAGEQGKGFAVVAEEVRNLAQRSTAAAKDTAQLINAADANSKKGVDLVHKAASSLQKITKFIVDVDIKLTSIARQSDMQAEGITQINTAVEQIDSSVQRNAANAEETAASSNDLKEQTETLKDCVLKLTQMAYGHGSSKNSILMLGDGTERDCG from the coding sequence ATGCAGCTTTCCGAAGCGTCTACCCAGCAGGCAGCGTCAATTGAAGAGACCTCTTCCACGCTTGTCGAGTTTGCTCAAATCGCTAAAAAAAATGCGAAGGCCGCGAATGAGGCGTACCATCAGGCCGAGGAGGCAAATGGTCTTATGAGTGATACAGGTAATCTAATGGATTCGGCGGTGACCTCAATGGGTGAAGTGGCCAAAAGTTCGTCAGAGATATCAAAGGTAATCAAACTTATTGAAGAGATCGCTTTTCAAACAAATCTACTAGCGCTGAACGCCGCGGTCGAAGCGGCGCGCGCCGGAGAGCAGGGGAAAGGTTTCGCCGTTGTTGCTGAAGAGGTGCGCAATCTTGCACAGCGTTCGACAGCCGCCGCCAAGGATACGGCTCAGCTTATAAATGCGGCAGACGCGAATTCCAAAAAAGGGGTCGATCTTGTACACAAAGCAGCATCATCATTACAAAAGATTACGAAGTTTATCGTTGATGTAGATATCAAACTCACCAGCATCGCGAGGCAGAGCGATATGCAGGCGGAAGGTATTACGCAGATTAACACCGCGGTGGAACAGATTGATTCGTCGGTGCAAAGAAATGCCGCAAACGCAGAGGAGACCGCCGCCTCTTCAAATGATCTAAAAGAACAGACGGAAACATTGAAAGATTGCGTACTTAAGCTCACACAGATGGCGTATGGACATGGGAGCAGTAAAAATTCTATATTGATGCTTGGCGACGGGACAGAAAGAGATTGCGGCTAA